In Papaver somniferum cultivar HN1 chromosome 1, ASM357369v1, whole genome shotgun sequence, a genomic segment contains:
- the LOC113277430 gene encoding ATP-dependent 6-phosphofructokinase 5, chloroplastic isoform X1, whose product MEAISPAYGLQLVKKWSGSDSFSGSILSSMRSSGGKFKINRIYVGKTNSSVELSDDPGWKTKFQEDFEKRFYIPHLSDFYDDVTPIPSTFCLKSRRPVIEDFADGYPSDEKWNGYINNNDRVLLKVIHYSSPTSAGAECIDDPDCSWVEKWVHRAGPREEIYFKPEEVAAAIVTCGGLCPGLNDVIRQIVITLEIYGVKKIEGIRFGYHGFSDKGIPNILLSRKVVDNIHLAGGSLLGVSREVPNVGQIVDNLQERGINMLFVLGGNGPHAGADAIHNECLKRQMKVAVVGVPKTIDNDILMMDKTFGFDTAVEAAQRAINSAYIEARSAYRGIGLVKLMGRDSGFIAMHASLSSGQVDICLIPEVPFQLHGEHGVLTHLKYLLQKKGSAVICVSEGAGKNLLENNNVTDAYGNFMFKDIGVHIQQETKKFFKDAGVPADMKYIDPTYMIRACRANASDGILCTVLGQNAVHGAFAGYSGITVGICNTHYVYLPIPEVISYPKQVDPNSRMWHRCLTSTGQPDFI is encoded by the exons ATGGAAGCAATTTCGCCAGCTTACGGATTACAATTGGTGAAGAAATGGTCCGGCTCTGATTCATTTTCCGGTTCGATACTTTCGAGTATGAGATCTTCCGGCGGAAAATTCAAGATTAATCGTATTTATGTTGGGAAAACAAATTCTTCAGTTGAATTAAGTGATGATCCTGGATGGAAAACTAAATTTCAAGaggattttgaaaagagattttacaTTCCTCATCTttctgatttctatgatgatgttACTCCTATTCCTTCTACTTTTTGCCTCAAAAGCAG gCGTCCTGTAATCGAAGATTTTGCAGATGGATATCCATCGGATGAGAAGTGGAATGGATATATAAACAATAACGATAGAGTACTTCTTAAG GTGATACACTATTCTTCACCCACATCCGCTGGGGCTGAGTGCATTGATGATCCAGATTGTTCTTGGGTAGAGAAATG GGTTCACCGTGCCGGACCACGAGAGGAAATATACTTCAAACCAGAAGAAGTAGCTGCAGCAATTGTAACTTGCGGAGGATTATGTCCTGGTTTAAATGATGTTATAAGACAG ATAGTAATTACTCTCGAAATATATGGTGTAAAAAAGATAGAAGGAATCCGTTTTGGCTATCATGGTTTTTCTGACAAAGGAATCCCAAATATTCTG CTATCTAGAAAGGTGGTTGACAATATTCACCTTGCTGGGGGAAGTTTGTTAGGAGTTTCGCGTGAAGTTCCTAATGTTGGTCAGATCGTTGACAATTTGCAG GAAAGAGGAATCAACATGCTTTTTGTATTAGGAGGAAATGGTCCACATGCCGGGGCTGATGCCATACACAACGAG TGCCTTAAAAGACAGATGAAAGTGGCGGTGGTTGGTGTGCCAAAAACCATTGACAATGACATTCTAATGATGGACAAGACTTTTGGCTTTGATACTGCTGTGGAGGCAGCACAACGAGCAATAAATTCTGCCTACATTGAG GCCCGTAGTGCTTACCGTGGTATTGGCCTGGTTAAGTTGATGGGCCGAGACAGCGGATTTATAGCCATGCATGCTTCACTATCCAGTGGGCAAGTTGATATCTGCTTGATACCAGAG GTACCATTTCAATTACACGGTGAACATGGCGTACTAACACATTTAAAGTATCTTCTTCAGAAGAAAGGATCAGCTGTAATATGTGTATCTGAGGGAGCTGGCAAA AATTTGTTAGAGAACAATAATGTAACAGATGCATATGGAAACTTTATGTTTAAAGACATTGGTGTGCATATTCAACAAGAG ACTAAAAAGTTTTTTAAGGACGCTGGGGTGCCAGCTGATATGAAGTATATTGATCCCACGTATATGATACGTGCATGTCGTGCAAATGCTTCTGATGGCATTCTTTGCACTGTTCTAGGTCAAAATGCT GTTCATGGAGCGTTTGCAGGATATAGCGGTATTACAGTTGGGATATGTAATACCCACTATGTATACCTACCAATTCCTGAAGTCATTTCCTACCCTAAGCAAGTTGACCCCAATAGTCGTATGTGGCATCGATGCTTGACTTCCACTGGCCAGCCAGACTTCATCTGA
- the LOC113277430 gene encoding ATP-dependent 6-phosphofructokinase 5, chloroplastic isoform X2, with the protein MEAISPAYGLQLVKKWSGSDSFSGSILSSMRSSGGKFKINRIYVGKTNSSVELSDDPGWKTKFQEDFEKRFYIPHLSDFYDDVTPIPSTFCLKSRRPVIEDFADGYPSDEKWNGYINNNDRVLLKVIHYSSPTSAGAECIDDPDCSWVEKWVHRAGPREEIYFKPEEVAAAIVTCGGLCPGLNDVIRQIVITLEIYGVKKIEGIRFGYHGFSDKGIPNILLSRKVVDNIHLAGGSLLGVSREVPNVGQIVDNLQERGINMLFVLGGNGPHAGADAIHNEMKVAVVGVPKTIDNDILMMDKTFGFDTAVEAAQRAINSAYIEARSAYRGIGLVKLMGRDSGFIAMHASLSSGQVDICLIPEVPFQLHGEHGVLTHLKYLLQKKGSAVICVSEGAGKNLLENNNVTDAYGNFMFKDIGVHIQQETKKFFKDAGVPADMKYIDPTYMIRACRANASDGILCTVLGQNAVHGAFAGYSGITVGICNTHYVYLPIPEVISYPKQVDPNSRMWHRCLTSTGQPDFI; encoded by the exons ATGGAAGCAATTTCGCCAGCTTACGGATTACAATTGGTGAAGAAATGGTCCGGCTCTGATTCATTTTCCGGTTCGATACTTTCGAGTATGAGATCTTCCGGCGGAAAATTCAAGATTAATCGTATTTATGTTGGGAAAACAAATTCTTCAGTTGAATTAAGTGATGATCCTGGATGGAAAACTAAATTTCAAGaggattttgaaaagagattttacaTTCCTCATCTttctgatttctatgatgatgttACTCCTATTCCTTCTACTTTTTGCCTCAAAAGCAG gCGTCCTGTAATCGAAGATTTTGCAGATGGATATCCATCGGATGAGAAGTGGAATGGATATATAAACAATAACGATAGAGTACTTCTTAAG GTGATACACTATTCTTCACCCACATCCGCTGGGGCTGAGTGCATTGATGATCCAGATTGTTCTTGGGTAGAGAAATG GGTTCACCGTGCCGGACCACGAGAGGAAATATACTTCAAACCAGAAGAAGTAGCTGCAGCAATTGTAACTTGCGGAGGATTATGTCCTGGTTTAAATGATGTTATAAGACAG ATAGTAATTACTCTCGAAATATATGGTGTAAAAAAGATAGAAGGAATCCGTTTTGGCTATCATGGTTTTTCTGACAAAGGAATCCCAAATATTCTG CTATCTAGAAAGGTGGTTGACAATATTCACCTTGCTGGGGGAAGTTTGTTAGGAGTTTCGCGTGAAGTTCCTAATGTTGGTCAGATCGTTGACAATTTGCAG GAAAGAGGAATCAACATGCTTTTTGTATTAGGAGGAAATGGTCCACATGCCGGGGCTGATGCCATACACAACGAG ATGAAAGTGGCGGTGGTTGGTGTGCCAAAAACCATTGACAATGACATTCTAATGATGGACAAGACTTTTGGCTTTGATACTGCTGTGGAGGCAGCACAACGAGCAATAAATTCTGCCTACATTGAG GCCCGTAGTGCTTACCGTGGTATTGGCCTGGTTAAGTTGATGGGCCGAGACAGCGGATTTATAGCCATGCATGCTTCACTATCCAGTGGGCAAGTTGATATCTGCTTGATACCAGAG GTACCATTTCAATTACACGGTGAACATGGCGTACTAACACATTTAAAGTATCTTCTTCAGAAGAAAGGATCAGCTGTAATATGTGTATCTGAGGGAGCTGGCAAA AATTTGTTAGAGAACAATAATGTAACAGATGCATATGGAAACTTTATGTTTAAAGACATTGGTGTGCATATTCAACAAGAG ACTAAAAAGTTTTTTAAGGACGCTGGGGTGCCAGCTGATATGAAGTATATTGATCCCACGTATATGATACGTGCATGTCGTGCAAATGCTTCTGATGGCATTCTTTGCACTGTTCTAGGTCAAAATGCT GTTCATGGAGCGTTTGCAGGATATAGCGGTATTACAGTTGGGATATGTAATACCCACTATGTATACCTACCAATTCCTGAAGTCATTTCCTACCCTAAGCAAGTTGACCCCAATAGTCGTATGTGGCATCGATGCTTGACTTCCACTGGCCAGCCAGACTTCATCTGA